In one window of Nicotiana tabacum cultivar K326 chromosome 12, ASM71507v2, whole genome shotgun sequence DNA:
- the LOC107826548 gene encoding uncharacterized protein At4g26450-like yields MHARHRSPVAGYKSSSMGMGGVATASRVSPEGTARGRGLHNLEYRNYNRGGFGRGQSKQFGFQQPSHGNDLFMEAGRLAAEYLVSKGLLPPNALSGKLPNGNLKSPVGNFQGFNRQDVDEGRTSALSRFESAVGDRRMFADEHNSVGSRNYMRGRRRNESFRNYSSEINQELQRSGSSVRARAYTDMNGQDVAFPRDRDEQQVAKDSNEMLPSSLLPGKTNPDIESTEESTGGDSKPASGDSAKETSLINTGIDLPSEVQPEPNEKTDDIEMSEKEADPVNLPNSTDGLEKTAGNEDLEVKLSSEEHNQTSMTANDLLSLCRFGNVPTRTRSSLTNRDLKVCHDSVTVDENAHEGGLPKETEVHSQDIPVDVKSLNSDKLKAPSTEEESCLTYAIKQLNETSSSSFRESTLMKKEEKLEGLTEIESGSSITTGRGEKRELDDDDNCKGGTKRPRELASLKSAFSDDFLYCSNSVEKQLTSQEPRTSHGEPVMFLSEEKRLVDISMIPEGDVRLGSDFTEKQLLPASFKTFDLNLMETSDVNEHHDANSVHIFPVIAEGVKQEAPVDMHLTMSSNSNASKYAKSGFDGRDVEVIDLENDSEQEEKAFSNPERRSEVVFSGTDGFSNNAHSTNNIPNAQDGYGLMISELLGNDIANCSSLPEDMNSLHNDMGLHNGEGMLGDDDSIYMSLGEIPISFLTGWEQPTQEFGKPF; encoded by the exons ATGCACGCCAGGCATCGGAGTCCGGTAGCTGGGTATAAGTCTAGTTCAATGGGGATGGGTGGTGTGGCTACTGCCTCGCGGGTTTCACCAGAAGGAACAGCGAGAGGTCGTGGATTGCACAACTTGGAGTACAGAAACTATAATCGAGGTGGATTTGGGCGTGGTCAATCGAAGCAGTTTGGGTTTCAGCAGCCTTCGCATGGAAATGACCTTTTCATGGAAGCTGGACGGTTAGCAGCTGAGTACCTGGTTTCCAAAGGGCTGCTGCCACCGAACGCTCTTTCAGGGAAATTGCCAAATGGTAACTTAAAGAGCCCGGTTGGGAATTTTCAGGGATTTAACCGACAAGATGTTGATGAAGGTCGGACATCAGCTCTTTCACGTTTCGAGAGTGCTGTAGGTGATAGGAGAATGTTTGCTGATGAACATAACTCGGTGGGTTCAAGAAATTATATGAGAGGAAGGAGAAGAAATGAATCCTTTAGAAATTACAGCTCTGAGATCAACCAAGAATTGCAAAGAAGTGGGTCGTCTGTTAGAGCCAGGGCCTACACTGATATGAATGGTCAAGATGTCGCTTTCCCACGTGATAGAGATGAACAGCAAGTGGCTAAAGATAGTAATGAGATGTTACCTAGTTCCCTTCTTCCAGGTAAAACAAATCCAGATATAGAGAGTACAGAGGAGTCAACGGGTGGTGATTCAAAACCTGCCTCGGGAGATTCTGCTAAAGAGACAAGTCTCATCAACACTGGAATTGATCTCCCATCAGAGGTTCAACCTGAACCAAACGAGAAAACCGATGACATTGAAATGTCCGAGAAAGAAGCTGATCCGGTTAATCTTCCCAATAGTACTGACGGTTTGGAGAAAACAGCTGGCAATGAGGATTTAGAAGTAAAGTTGTCCAGCGAAGAACATAACCAGACAAGCATGACTGCTAATGATTTACTTAGCTTATGCAGGTTTGGAAACGTTCCCACAAGAACACGTTCTTCACTGACAAACAGAGATTTGAAGGTTTGTCATGATTCTGTTACTGTAGATGAGAATGCTCATGAGGGCGGGCTCCCTAAGGAAACTGAAGTGCATTCCCAAGACATCCCTGTGGATGTGAAAAGCCTCAATTCTGATAAATTGAAAGCGCCGTCCACGGAGGAAGAATCATGTCTTACTTATGCCATTAAGCAGTTGAACGAGACAAGTTCCTCATCCTTTCGTGAAAGTACATTAATGAAGAAGGAAGAGAAATTAGAGGGGCTAACTGAAATTGAAAGTGGCAGTTCTATAACCACGGGAAGAGGTGAGAAAAGAGAGTTGGATGACGATGACAATTGTAAGGGGGGAACTAAGAGACCTAGAGAATTGGCTTCATTAAAAAGTGCTTTCTCAGATGACTTTCTGTACTGTTCTAATTCAGTGGAAAAACAGCTGACTTCACAGGAACCAAGGACATCACACGGAGAGCCAGTAATGTTTCTGTCTGAGGAGAAGAGATTGGTAGACATCTCTATGATACCCGAGGGTGATGTGAGGCTAGGCAGTGACTTCACGGAAAAGCAACTTTTGCCGGCTTCCTTTAAGACTTTTGATCTCAATCTTATGGAAACTTCTGATGTGAATGAACATCATGATGCCAATTCTGTTCATATCTTCCCTGTGATTGCTGAAGGTGTAAAACAAGAAGCACCGGTTGATATGCATCTGACCATGAGTAGTAACTCTAATGCAAGTAAATATGCTAAATCTGGCTTTGATGGGAGAGACGTTGAGGTGATTGATTTGGAAAATGATTCTGAACAAGAAGAGAAGGCTTTCAGTAATCCAGAGAGAAG GTCTGAAGTTGTATTCAGTGGAACAGATGGTTTTTCTAATAATGCGCATAGTACCAACAATATACCCAATGCTCAGGACGGTTATGGACTTATGATTTCGGAATTACTTGGGAATGATATAGCAAACTGTTCTTCTCTACCAGAAGATATGAATTCTTTGCACAATGATATGGGCCTCCATAATGGAGAG GGCATGCTTGGTGACGATGATTCAATATATATGTCCTTGGGAGAAATTCCGATAA GCTTTCTGACGGGCTGGGAGCAGCCGACACAAGAATTTGGGAAGCCATTTTAA
- the LOC107826546 gene encoding photosystem I reaction center subunit V, chloroplastic-like, with the protein MASSLFSTPTFQGLRPLNKPTDSCVFLNTKVNSYKPMKKRCNLGVKAELNTSLVISLSTGLSLFLGRFVFFNFQRENVAKQGLPEQNGVSHFEAGDSRAKEYVSLLKSNDPVGFNIVDVLAWGSIGHIVAYYILATSSNGYDPKFFG; encoded by the coding sequence ATGGCTTCTTCTTTGTTCTCTACACCAACATTTCAAGGTCTAAGACCTCTCAACAAACCAACTGATTCTTGTGTTTTTCTCAACACTAAGGTCAATTCCTACAAACCCATGAAGAAAAGATGCAATCTTGGTGTTAAAGCCGAGCTCAACACATCTCTTGTTATTAGCTTGAGCACAGGACTATCACTTTTCTTGGGAAgatttgttttcttcaatttccaaaGAGAGAATGTGGCCAAACAAGGGTTGCCTGAGCAAAATGGAGTGAGCCATTTTGAAGCTGGTGATTCCAGAGCTAAAGAATATGTTAGTCTGCTTAAATCTAATGACCCTGTTGGTTTCAACATAGTTGATGTTCTTGCTTGGGGCTCAATTGGTCATATTGTTGCTTACTATATTCTTGCCACTTCTAGCAATGGATATGATCCTAAATTCTTTGGTTGA
- the LOC142167371 gene encoding uncharacterized protein LOC142167371: MWFMTVNCIRVAAREVLGVTKGSPGGHRGDWWWNGEVQGKVKTKKAAYLKLVESTNEEEKWSYRECYRKAKKEAKLEVTTAKNAAFAYLYEELGGKGGDKKLYRLAKVR, translated from the coding sequence ATGTGGTTCATGACTGTGAATTGCATTAGGGTTGCTGCTAGAGAGGTCTTAGGGGTCACGAAAGGCTCTCCCGGGGGTCATAGaggggactggtggtggaatggagaggtccaaggtaaagtgaaaACTAAGAAAGCTGCTTATTTGAAGCTAGTAGAGAGTACAAACGAGGAGGAAAAATGGTCTTATCGGGAGTGTTACAGAAAGGCAAAGAAAGAGGCAAAGTTAGAAGTTACGACGGCTAAAAATGCGGCGTTTGCTTATTTGTACGAGGAGCTCGGGGGCAAAGGCGGGGACAAGAAGTTGTACCGGTTGGCCAAGGTGAGGTAG
- the LOC107822117 gene encoding uncharacterized protein LOC107822117: MVRSIPHTEKLFIGGDFNGHIGASARGYDDVHGGFGFGDRNEGFNSLLDFARAFDLVIANSSFPKREEHLVTFRNSMGKTQIAYLLGRKCDKGMCTDCKVIPSENLTTLQRLLVMDLEIKKSRKKRTVYRQLDQGQSSGVRGEVVGYEGLDE, translated from the coding sequence ATGGTGCGTAGTATCCCGCACACAGAGAAGCTGTTCATTGGCGGAGATTTCAATGGCCATATTGGGGCTAGTGCTAGGGGTTATGATGATGTGCATGGCGGGTTCGGTTTTGGGGATAGGAATGAGGGATTTAATTCACTGTTGGATTTTGCTAGAGcttttgatttggttattgctAACTCAAGTTTTCCGAAGAGGGAAGAACACCTGGtcactttccgaaattcaatggGCAAGACTCAGATTGCTTATCTTCTCGGCAGGAAATGCGATAAAGGTATGTGCACTGATTGCAAGGTCATCCCAAGTGAGAACCTCACGACCCTACAAAGGCTCCTAGTTATGGATCTGGAGATCAAGAAGAGTAGGAAAAAGAGGACGGTGTACAGGCAACTTGACCAAGGACAAAGCTCAGGAGTTAGGGGAGAAGTTGTTGGCTATGAGGGTCTGGATGAGTAG
- the LOC107826547 gene encoding WPP domain-interacting protein 1 — protein MTTLQDLDDPDRNKVENNGSSIVEINTPISNEFKGKGVDSPPPVKSSPISKGFGLKKWRRIRRESNKDGDSNTDSGKLLKRGLSNAAANSAKPVHLSAGAIQNSDGSVSSTNALLRSPGVLVDAFGVIGDPGLADRPLIFGATDSENSEDRSSRSSTAASAPKARYESPVVYGYVPDKNGQMSLSGKKMSSLAQKSHQGKGRAETSKKPRGERVKIEKENSLSSMESDSQSSNFLCMQSNNHVTINGIKDGMSVNNGQFNDAALARERPVSEDLQTCLDRRNGKNYETQEDLAAESPWDVKEERSENQGSSTDHDPLLESIFTLQAAQEKLEREIQKFKDIGIPSDFSSDDTDFPGLSTSEQSQSRNGVQHSFNSLESEVVNLKQNVILLQNKLNEEADLLKLKEARVTELEAILSSDSKKEEKKTGNDLHQSTEDTERELEGLFKQNIEAEIEYLAISRTIQTLRAVAVDQVTLLEEEKILATEQARMVKKLGDSETKTAMLKSQAESLANYCDDVASTNKTRALQKGVCKYSSYFLIQLVLLVIVFGLYVLQMSPDAVEVVPT, from the exons ATGACCACACTTCAAGATTTGGATGATCCTGATCGAAACAAGGTTGAAAACAATGGGTCTAGTATTGTTGAGATTAATACCCCTATTTCGAATGAATTTAAAGGTAAGGGAGTGGATTCACCTCCCCCTGTGAAATCCTCACCGATATCTAAAGGGTTTGGCTTGAAGAAATGGAGAAGGATCAGGAGGGAATCGAACAAGGATGGGGATAGTAACACAGACAGTGGTAAGTTGTTGAAGCGTGGTTTGTCGAACGCCGCTGCAAATTCCGCAAAACCTGTGCATTTGTCTGCTGGAGCAATCCAAAATAGTGATGGATCTGTTTCTTCAACAAATGCACTATTGAGGAGCCCTGGTGTTCTAGTTGATGCCTTTGGTGTAATTGGTGATCCTGGGCTGGCTGATCGGCCTCTAATTTTTGGTGCCACGGACTCGGAGAACAGTGAGGATCGGAGTAGTAGGTCTTCGACTGCAGCCAGTGCTCCAAAAGCAAGGTACGAATCCCCTGTGGTCTATGGTTATGTGCCTGATAAGAATGGGCAGATGAGTCTGAGTGGGAAGAAAATGAGTTCTTTAGCTCAGAAGTCTCATCAAGGAAAGGGTCGAGCTGAAACTAGTAAAAAGCCTAGAGGAGAAAGGGTCAAAATCGAGAAGGAAAACTCTCTTTCCAGCATGGAGTCTGACTCACAGAGCTCCAATTTTCTCTGTATGCAGAGTAATAATCATGTAACAATTAATGGTATTAAAGATGGAATGTCAGTGAATAATGGACAATTCAATGATGCAGCTCTTGCCAGAGAAAGGCCAGTCAGCGAGGATCTTCAGACTTGTCTAGACAGAAGAAATGGTAAGAATTATGAAACTCAAGAAGATCTAGCTGCTGAATCACCCTGGGATGTTAAAGAAGAGAGGAGTGAGAACCAGGGGTCGTCCACAGATCATGATCCTCTGCTGGAGTCTATCTTCACCCTTCAAGCTGCTCAGGAAAAACTTGAAAGAG aaattcagaaattcaAAGATATTGGCATACCTTCAGATTTCAGTTCAGATGACACAGATTTTCCTGGACTGAGCACATCTGAGCAGTCACAATCCAGGAATGGTGTGCAACATTCATTTAACTCATTGGAGTCTGAAGTGGTTAACTTAAAGCAGAATGTCATACTGTTGCAAAATAAGCTTAATGAGGAAGCAGACTTGCTTAAGTTAAAGGAAGCCAGAGTTACTGAGCTGGAAGCCATCTTAAGTAGTGACtcaaagaaggaagaaaagaaaacaggaAATGATTTGCACCAGAGTACTGAGGACACTGAAAGAGAGCTTGAGGGCCTCTTTAAGCAGAATATTGAAGCTGAAATCGAGTATCTGGCAATATCGAGAACAATCCAAACGTTGAGAGCTGTAGCAGTTGATCAAGTTACCCTCTTGGAAGAAGAGAAGATATTAGCTACAGAACAAGCACGGATGGTGAAGAAGCTTGGTGATTCAGAAACGAAGACTGCAATGCTCAAGTCACAGGCTGAAAGTTTAGCAAATTACTGTGATGATGTGGCCAGCACTAATAAAACACGAGCGCTGCAGAAGGGAGTCTGCAAGTATAGTTCCTATTTTTTGATACAGTTGGTATTGCTGGTTATCGTCTTTGGACTGTATGTTTTGCAGATGTCACCTGATGCTGTTGAAGTTGTACCGACATAA